DNA sequence from the Tenacibaculum mesophilum genome:
AATCTTCAAAAAATAAAATCAACACTACCAGAAAATGTAACGTTAGTTGCTGTTTCTAAAACCAAACCTATTGCAGATTTACAAGAAGCTTACGATGCTGGTCAGCGAATATTTGGTGAGAATAAAATACAAGAAATGGTAGCTAAGTATGATGAATTGCCTAAGGACATAAAATGGCATATGATTGGTCATTTACAACGTAATAAGGTAAAGTATATGGCTCATTTTGTTGATTTAATTCATGGTGTAGATAGTTTTAAAACACTGAAAGAAATAAACAAACAGGCTAAAAAACATAATAGAGTTATTAATTGTTTGTTACAAGCACGAATTGCTAAAGAAGATACTAAATTTGGGTTACCTTTTGAAGATATTGAAGCTATTTTAGCGTCAGATGAGTTAAAAGAGCTTGAAAATATAAAAATTGTTGGTTTAATGGGAATGGCTACGTTTACAGATAACCAAAAACAATTACAAGAAGAATTTTCTTCATTAGCTAATTTCTTTAATGGAAATAAAGAAAACTATCCTAATTTACAAACATTATCTATGGGAATGAGTGGAGATTATGAATTAGCCATAAAAAATGGTAGTACAATGGTACGAATAGGAAGCTCAATTTTTGGAGTTAGAAATTATATTGCTTAGATTTACATAAACTAGCTTAAAAAAGGGAGAGATTTGTACGCTATTTTAGACATTGAAACTACTGGAGGGAAATATAACGAAGAAGGGATTACAGAAATTGCCATCTATAAATATGATGGACATCAAATTGTAGATCAATTCATTAGTTTAGTTAATCCAGAAAGGGAAATTCAGGAATTTGTTGTAAAACTTACTGGTATTAATAATAAAATGCTACGAAATGCGCCCAAGTTTTATGAAATAGCGAAAAGAATTGTTGAAATAACTCAAGATTGTTTTATTGTGGCTCATAATGCTAACTTTGATTATCGTATTCTTCGTACCGAATTTGACAGGTTAGGTTATAAATACAAACGAAATACACTATGTACAGTTAGTTTAAGCAAAAAACTAATTCCAGAGTCACCATCTCATAGTCTAGGAAAACTCTGTAAGTTTTTAGGAATTCCTATGTCTGATCGTCACAGAGCAACAGGTGACGCATTAGCTACGGTACAATTATTTAAACTATTAATAGATAAAGATGTTGAGAAAGGTATTATTCAACAATCTATAAAGTATTTTGACAACAGACATGAAAAGTTTCATATTCAAAGAATATTAGATAGTTTACCTGAAAAAGAAGGTCTTTTTTATGTTCATAACCACGAAGGAACAATCATTTTTGTAGGGAGAGGTAAAAATATAAAGCAAGAAACTAATAAACTCTTTTTAAAAGAAACTAGAAAAGCATTAAAAGTAATAAAAAGAGTTAGTAAAGTTTCTTATGAAGAAACTGGGAATATGCTTTTTACCCGTTTAAAATATCATTTAGAACTTGAAAAGCTAAAACCTAAGTACAATATCATTAGAAAAAGAAAAATTACAGATAAAAACTTTAATCACGATAATATGCTTATTGTTGATAAAGGCAGAATTCCTGAAGAACACGCCGTAATTTTAATCGAAAAAAACGAAGTTATAGGATATACATATACCAATCTTGCTTTTCAGGAAAACCAGTTATCTATTCTAAAATCAATGCTTACTCCTATTGAATACAAAGAGTTAGCAAAAACCATCATTAAAAACTACTTACTAAAAAATAAAGTCTCTAAAATAGTACGATTACAAGTTGAAAATAATTTATAATATGCTATAAAGCATTCAAAAACCTAATCTTTTGGATAGTAAAAAACTTAATTGGAGAGAAAAATTACATGAAGTAATCTACGAAGCAGATACTCCTGCAGGACGATTATTTGACATCATCTTGTTATTTGCAATCTTAGCAAGTATTGTACTGGTTATGCTTGAAAGTATTGAAAGTTTTGATAACAAACATCATAATTTCCTATATATTTCAGAATGGATTATTACTATTTTTTTTTCCATTGAGTATATCCTAAGAATTATTTCAATAAACAAGCCAACAAAATACATTTTTAGCTTTTATGGTATTATAGATTTACTTTCTACTATTCCTATGTACCTAACGTTCTTTTTTGTAGGTACACATAGTAGTTTAATAGCTTTGAGAGCATTACGCCTATTAAGAGTTTTTAGGATTTTAAAAGTCTCTAGGTATATTGGAGAGTCAAATCAATTAATAAAAGCTTTAAATGCTAGTAAAGCTAAAATTGGAGTCTTTCTTTATTTTGTGTTGATTATCTGTATCATTTTAGGTTCCGTAATGTATTTTATTGAAGGGGCTGAAAACGGCTTTACAAGTATTCCTAGAAGCATTTATTGGTCAATAGTAACACTTACAACCGTTGGTTATGGAGATATTGCTCCGCAAACCGCTTTAGGACAATTTATTGCAAGTATTACAGTAATTATTGGTTATGCTATTATTGCGATACCTACAGGAATTGTAAGTTCCGAAATGACTAAAAAAAAGGTACACCTAAACACTCAATCTTGCCCAAATTGCTCCTATGAAGGACATAAAGATGATGCAGAATTTTGTTATCATTGCGGAACAAAACTGAACTAAATGTCTCAAAAAAACACATTAATTACGATTGTTGGTGCAACTGCTATTGGTAAAACAGCACTAAGCATTAAACTAGCTCAGCACTTTAATTGTGAAATTATTTCGTGTGACTCTCGTCAGTTTTATAAAGAAATGACTATAGGAACAGCGGTTCCTGACCCCGAAGAACTGGATGCTGCTCCACATCATTTTATACAAAACAGAAGTGTTTTTGAAAATTATTCAGTAGGACAGTTTGAAAAAGATGCATTAAAAACTCTAAACGAACTATTTACTAAAAACCCTATTCAAATAATGGTAGGCGGAAGTGGTTTGTATGTAGATGCTGTTTTAAAAGGATTAGATTATTTTCCTGATGTAGATCCACAAATAAGAATAGATTTAACTACTGAGTTAGAAAACAAAGGTATAGAACATCTTCAAAAAAGATTAAAAAAACTTGATATTGAAGCTTACAATACGATTGCTATTGACAATCCACATCGATTAATCCGTTCTTTAGAGATTTGTATAGGAACTGGAGAAACATACAGTTCTTTTAAAAATAAACCTAAAGCACCTCGTAATTTTCAATCTATAAAAATTGGATTGACAGCCGATAGAGAAATTATGTATGATCGTATTAATCGTCGTGTAGCTATTATGATTGAAAAAGGTTTGATAGAAGAAGCTAAAAAACTACATCCTTATAAAAACCTAAACGCATTGCAAACAGTAGGGTACAGAGAGTTATTCGAATATTTTGAAGGTAACTTTACTAAAGAATTTGCTATTGAGGAAATTAAGAAGAACTCAAGAAGGTTTGCCAAACGACAAGGAACATGGTTTCGTAAAGATTCAAACATTTTATGGTTTGATTTCCAAGAAGATCTTCAAAATATCATAAAAACTATTGAAAATAAACTTTAACGCTTTTTAAGAGCACTAAAAAAATCACTTTTTTATATTTGTCAAAAAACAGAAATACATGAAACTAAAAATCACTTTTATACTAACTTTATTTTTTATAGGATTTTCAAATGCGCAAACCAAAGTAGGAACGGTAGATAGCGAATTAGTCATTAGTAAAATGCCTCAAATGAAAGGGGTCTTACAACGAGTAGAAAATTATGGTAAAAAACTAGATTCTAGTTTTCAAATAAAAGCTACAGAATATAAGACAAAAGTTGATTCTTTTAAAGCAGAAGAAAAACTAATGACCGATGATGATAAGAAAACTAGAATTCAAGAATTAAGAACTCTTGAACAAGAAATGGGTAAATTTCGTCAGAATGGATCAGCTATGATGCAAGTACAAAGAGAGCAGAGTTTAAGACCACTATATAAAAAACTAAGCGAAGTAATAGCTGAAGTAGCAAAAGCTAATGGTTATACACAAATTTTAACTACTACTGGAAACGAATTTGGTTATATCGATGAACGTTTTGATATCACTAAATTGGTATTAGATAAACTAGGAATTAAAGAGTAAATCTTTTATGTCCCTAAAAAAAAAAGACTTACAATTACAATATGAAGGATTTTTAAAAACACCTTTTCTATGGCATGGAAAAGGTGTTTTTAATTTAGAACAATTCTCCATATTAAAAATTAAAACAATCTCGTTTAATGAAGAAATCAAACAAAAACTACGTTTGGGTAAATTGGTTGAACGTTTTGTTTCATTTGAATTAAATCAAAATAGTTCTGTATCAATCCTTGCTGAGAGCATTCAAATTCAAAATAAAAAAATTACTGTAGGAGAGTTAGATTGTTTATTGTTAAAGGATAAAGAATCAATTCATTTAGAAATTATATATAAGTTCTACTTATATGATGTTTCTGTTGGAAACTCTGAAATTGAACATTGGATTGGCCCAAATCGACGCGATTCTCTTATTCAAAAGCTAACAAAACTTCAAGAAAAACAATTACCACTACTCTATTCTAATCACACTAAAACTTATTTAGATAAATTAAAGTTGGTTATAGATGAAATAATACAACAAGTATATTTTAAAGCACAATTGTTTGTTCCTCTAAAGGATTTCGGGGAAAAAATCAAACAGCTAAATAATGAGTGTATCTATGGTTTTTATATTTACCCGAAAGAATTACCACAATTCTCAGATTGTAAATTCTATATTCCTAATAAACATAACTGGTTAGTAAATCCACATTCAAATATTGACTGGTTAACTTTTGAAACCTTTCAAGATAAACTTCAACAATTTTTAAATGAAGAAAATGCTCCTCTTTGTTGGCTAAAGAAACCAAACGGCGAACTTTTTAAGTTTTTTATAGTTTGGTGGAATAATTAGTGTATTTTAAATTATTCGTAAAAAATTTAAGTTCTCTTTTTTCTTCTATTCTCTTTACGTACTTAGGGTAAACAAGGCATAGTCTTTAAATATCTCACATCAATTAACTTGTTATGAATCACACAAGTTTTCTTCCCCTTTTAATTCTATTTTTTCTTTACTCTATACCTTTTTGTAGATAAATTTATACGCCGCGCTACTTCCCCAATTTTTTAATTTTAAACAATATATAAATACAATGTTTAAAACCTTTAATTAAAAGAGATTATGCTACTTCTTTTATAGCGTTTATGTATTTTTCCTATATCCTCAAAACACCTTGAAACTCCATCCTTAACAAACCCCTTATCATAATTATCATTAAGGTGCATTTCTTTTTTATATAAATAACTATCTTAAAGTTTATAACCAATTAATCGGTATTTCATATAATCAAAAACCACCTGTAATTCAGGTGGTTTTTGGTTTTATCTAAGCGTGTAATATTACTTTACAAAGTTAATTTTACGCATACGTAAACTTTCTGGGGTAACTTCTAAATACTCATCTGGTCTAATATACTCCATACATTCTTCTAATGAGAAATCAATTTTTGGAGCAATTTTCACGCCGTCATCTGAACCTGAAGCACGTACGTTAGTTAACTTCTTTCCTTTAATTAAGTTAACTGCCATATCATCTGCCTTGGCATTTTCACCTACCACCTGACCTTTGTAAATCTCTTGGTTTGGATCAATAAAGAAACGTCCTCTATCTTGTAAACGGTCAATTGCATAAGCAGTTGCTTTTCCTGTTTCAGAAGAAACAATAGCACCTTTTAACTCTTCTGCAAACTCTCCTTTATAAGGTCCATATTCGCTGAATCGGTGGTTTATAATTGCTTGACCAGCTGTTGCTGTTAATATTTTATTACGTAAACCAATTAATCCTCTTGATGGAATGGTAAATTCTAAATGTTGTAAATCTCCTTTTGGCTCCATTACTAATAAGTCTCCTTTACGTAAAGAAACTAAGTTAATTGCTTTAGAAGCTACATCTTCAGGAACATCAATTGATAATGTTTCGTATGGTTCACACTTAACTCCGTCAATCTCTTTTAAAATTACTTGAGGACGACCTACTTGTAATTCGTATCCTTCACGACGCATCGTTTCAATTAATACTGATAAGTGTAATACTCCACGTCCGAAAACGTTAAACTTATCCTCTGTATCTGTTTCATCAACACGTAAGGCTAAGTTTTTCTCCATCTCTTTAAATAAGCGATCACGTAAGTGACGAGACGTTACAAACTTACCTTCTTTACCAAAGAATGGAGAGTTATTAATAGTAAATAACATACTCATAGTAGGTTGATCTACTTCAATTCTTGGTAAAGCTTCTGGATTATCTACATCAGCAATAGTATCTCCAATTTCAAAATCATCTAAACCTGTTACTGCACAAATATCTCCACTACGAACTTTTTCTGCTTCAGCCTTACCCATTCCTTCAAAAACGTGTAATTCTTTAATACGGACTTTTTTCGTACTTCCATCTGCTTTACAAAGCATGTAGTCTTTGTTCTTTTCTAAATCTCCACGGTAAACACGTCCAATAGCTATTCTTCCTTTAAATGAAGAATAATCTAACGATGTAATTTGCATTTGAGGAGATCCTTCACGATATGGTGCTTCTGGAATTGTTTCTAAAACAGCATCTAACAAAGGAACAATATCTTCAGTTGGTTTTTGCCAATCTG
Encoded proteins:
- a CDS encoding OmpH family outer membrane protein, whose protein sequence is MKLKITFILTLFFIGFSNAQTKVGTVDSELVISKMPQMKGVLQRVENYGKKLDSSFQIKATEYKTKVDSFKAEEKLMTDDDKKTRIQELRTLEQEMGKFRQNGSAMMQVQREQSLRPLYKKLSEVIAEVAKANGYTQILTTTGNEFGYIDERFDITKLVLDKLGIKE
- a CDS encoding DUF1853 family protein, which produces MSLKKKDLQLQYEGFLKTPFLWHGKGVFNLEQFSILKIKTISFNEEIKQKLRLGKLVERFVSFELNQNSSVSILAESIQIQNKKITVGELDCLLLKDKESIHLEIIYKFYLYDVSVGNSEIEHWIGPNRRDSLIQKLTKLQEKQLPLLYSNHTKTYLDKLKLVIDEIIQQVYFKAQLFVPLKDFGEKIKQLNNECIYGFYIYPKELPQFSDCKFYIPNKHNWLVNPHSNIDWLTFETFQDKLQQFLNEENAPLCWLKKPNGELFKFFIVWWNN
- a CDS encoding exonuclease domain-containing protein, with translation MYAILDIETTGGKYNEEGITEIAIYKYDGHQIVDQFISLVNPEREIQEFVVKLTGINNKMLRNAPKFYEIAKRIVEITQDCFIVAHNANFDYRILRTEFDRLGYKYKRNTLCTVSLSKKLIPESPSHSLGKLCKFLGIPMSDRHRATGDALATVQLFKLLIDKDVEKGIIQQSIKYFDNRHEKFHIQRILDSLPEKEGLFYVHNHEGTIIFVGRGKNIKQETNKLFLKETRKALKVIKRVSKVSYEETGNMLFTRLKYHLELEKLKPKYNIIRKRKITDKNFNHDNMLIVDKGRIPEEHAVILIEKNEVIGYTYTNLAFQENQLSILKSMLTPIEYKELAKTIIKNYLLKNKVSKIVRLQVENNL
- a CDS encoding ion transporter; translation: MDSKKLNWREKLHEVIYEADTPAGRLFDIILLFAILASIVLVMLESIESFDNKHHNFLYISEWIITIFFSIEYILRIISINKPTKYIFSFYGIIDLLSTIPMYLTFFFVGTHSSLIALRALRLLRVFRILKVSRYIGESNQLIKALNASKAKIGVFLYFVLIICIILGSVMYFIEGAENGFTSIPRSIYWSIVTLTTVGYGDIAPQTALGQFIASITVIIGYAIIAIPTGIVSSEMTKKKVHLNTQSCPNCSYEGHKDDAEFCYHCGTKLN
- the typA gene encoding translational GTPase TypA; the protein is MQSIRNIAIIAHVDHGKTTLVDKIIDQAKILDERKERTDLLLDNNDLERERGITILSKNVSVNYKGVKINVIDTPGHADFGGEVERVLKMADGVLLLVDAFEGPMPQTRFVLGKAIELGLTPIVVVNKVDKENCTPDLVHEKVFDLMFALEANEDQLDFTTIYGSAKNGWMSTDWQKPTEDIVPLLDAVLETIPEAPYREGSPQMQITSLDYSSFKGRIAIGRVYRGDLEKNKDYMLCKADGSTKKVRIKELHVFEGMGKAEAEKVRSGDICAVTGLDDFEIGDTIADVDNPEALPRIEVDQPTMSMLFTINNSPFFGKEGKFVTSRHLRDRLFKEMEKNLALRVDETDTEDKFNVFGRGVLHLSVLIETMRREGYELQVGRPQVILKEIDGVKCEPYETLSIDVPEDVASKAINLVSLRKGDLLVMEPKGDLQHLEFTIPSRGLIGLRNKILTATAGQAIINHRFSEYGPYKGEFAEELKGAIVSSETGKATAYAIDRLQDRGRFFIDPNQEIYKGQVVGENAKADDMAVNLIKGKKLTNVRASGSDDGVKIAPKIDFSLEECMEYIRPDEYLEVTPESLRMRKINFVK
- a CDS encoding YggS family pyridoxal phosphate-dependent enzyme translates to MITGIKENLQKIKSTLPENVTLVAVSKTKPIADLQEAYDAGQRIFGENKIQEMVAKYDELPKDIKWHMIGHLQRNKVKYMAHFVDLIHGVDSFKTLKEINKQAKKHNRVINCLLQARIAKEDTKFGLPFEDIEAILASDELKELENIKIVGLMGMATFTDNQKQLQEEFSSLANFFNGNKENYPNLQTLSMGMSGDYELAIKNGSTMVRIGSSIFGVRNYIA
- the miaA gene encoding tRNA (adenosine(37)-N6)-dimethylallyltransferase MiaA, with product MSQKNTLITIVGATAIGKTALSIKLAQHFNCEIISCDSRQFYKEMTIGTAVPDPEELDAAPHHFIQNRSVFENYSVGQFEKDALKTLNELFTKNPIQIMVGGSGLYVDAVLKGLDYFPDVDPQIRIDLTTELENKGIEHLQKRLKKLDIEAYNTIAIDNPHRLIRSLEICIGTGETYSSFKNKPKAPRNFQSIKIGLTADREIMYDRINRRVAIMIEKGLIEEAKKLHPYKNLNALQTVGYRELFEYFEGNFTKEFAIEEIKKNSRRFAKRQGTWFRKDSNILWFDFQEDLQNIIKTIENKL